The following proteins are co-located in the Haloarcula rubripromontorii genome:
- the hemL gene encoding glutamate-1-semialdehyde 2,1-aminomutase, with amino-acid sequence MNHEQSRALYDRALSVLSGGVNSSVRATRPYPFFVEKGDGGHVIDADGNRYIDFVMGYGPLLLGHSLPEQVQSAIQQHAAEGPMYGAPTEVEVELAEFVTRHVPSVEMLRFVNSGTEATVSAVRLARGYTGRDKIVVMQSGYHGAQESTLVEGEGDHTTPSSPGIPESFAEHTLTVPFNDEDAAREVFEEHGDDIAAVLTEPILGNYGIVHPVEGYHETLRELCDDHGSLLVFDEVITGFRVGGLQCAQGAFDIDPDITTFGKIVGGGFPVGAIGGKSEIIEQFTPAGDVFQSGTFSGHPVTMAAGLETLRYAAEHDVYDHVNDLGERLRAGLQDILEDQAPEYTVVGRDSMFKVIFTRDGPDSFEGHCEAGCQQQESCPRFDYCPKTGHDVTQAETERWERLFWPAMKEQGVFLTANQFESQFICDAHTGEDIENALEAYKEAI; translated from the coding sequence ATGAACCACGAGCAGTCACGAGCGCTGTACGACCGCGCCCTGTCGGTGCTGTCGGGCGGCGTCAACTCCTCCGTGCGAGCGACGCGGCCCTACCCGTTCTTCGTCGAGAAGGGGGACGGCGGGCATGTCATCGACGCCGACGGCAACCGCTACATCGATTTCGTCATGGGCTACGGGCCGCTACTACTGGGCCACAGCCTGCCCGAACAGGTCCAGTCGGCCATCCAGCAACACGCCGCCGAGGGGCCGATGTACGGCGCCCCCACCGAGGTCGAGGTCGAACTGGCCGAGTTCGTCACCCGGCACGTCCCCAGCGTCGAGATGCTGCGGTTCGTCAACAGCGGGACCGAGGCGACCGTCTCGGCGGTCCGACTGGCTCGTGGCTACACCGGGCGGGACAAGATAGTGGTGATGCAGAGCGGCTACCACGGCGCACAGGAGTCGACGCTGGTCGAGGGCGAGGGCGACCACACCACACCCTCCAGCCCCGGCATCCCCGAGAGCTTCGCCGAACACACGCTGACGGTCCCGTTCAACGACGAGGACGCCGCCCGCGAGGTGTTCGAGGAACACGGCGACGACATCGCCGCGGTCCTCACGGAACCGATCCTCGGGAACTACGGCATCGTCCACCCGGTCGAGGGCTACCACGAGACGCTGCGGGAACTGTGTGACGACCACGGCTCACTGCTGGTCTTCGACGAAGTCATCACCGGCTTCCGCGTCGGCGGCCTCCAGTGTGCCCAGGGCGCGTTCGACATCGACCCCGACATCACCACCTTCGGGAAGATAGTCGGCGGGGGCTTCCCAGTGGGCGCAATCGGCGGCAAGAGCGAAATCATCGAGCAGTTCACGCCCGCCGGCGACGTGTTCCAGTCGGGCACGTTCTCGGGCCACCCGGTCACGATGGCCGCCGGGCTGGAGACGCTTCGGTATGCGGCTGAACACGACGTATACGACCACGTCAACGACCTCGGCGAGCGCCTCCGGGCGGGCCTACAGGACATCCTCGAAGACCAGGCCCCCGAGTACACCGTCGTCGGCCGCGACTCGATGTTCAAGGTCATCTTCACCCGGGACGGGCCGGACTCCTTCGAGGGGCACTGCGAGGCCGGCTGCCAACAGCAGGAGTCGTGTCCCCGCTTTGATTACTGTCCGAAGACCGGCCACGACGTGACACAGGCCGAGACCGAGCGGTGGGAGCGGCTGTTCTGGCCCGCGATGAAGGAACAGGGCGTGTTCCTCACGGCGAACCAGTTCGAGTCACAGTTCATCTGTGATGCCCACACAGGTGAAGACATAGAGAATGCGCTCGAAGCGTACAAAGAGGCGATATGA
- a CDS encoding HVO_0234 family beta-propeller protein — MSDDDIALSEKRMYGEKRPETHAYVASGLGVTRVETAGGQIGRFSLSERCNARDVAGGSGEVAVATDEDVLVLTDDGFVPTGFGPATAVGYDGAGLLAAGEGRVARYADGDWAELGTVDDVRAIDGDRIAAADGVYALPSLDRLGLIDVADVAGDYAATESGLYRRNGDDWTEVRSGSHRAVAADGERVHAAAADGLYELTAGGWEPCALPATERVVDVVHGDDTYAITENGTFLVATAAEATADGQGGWRQRSLGVPDVVGVAVA, encoded by the coding sequence GTGAGCGACGACGACATCGCACTCTCGGAAAAGCGGATGTACGGCGAGAAGCGCCCGGAGACCCACGCGTACGTCGCGTCGGGGCTGGGCGTCACCCGCGTCGAAACGGCCGGCGGCCAGATCGGCCGGTTCAGCCTGAGCGAGCGATGCAACGCCCGCGACGTGGCCGGCGGAAGCGGCGAAGTCGCGGTCGCTACCGACGAGGACGTGCTCGTGTTGACCGACGACGGCTTCGTCCCGACCGGGTTCGGCCCGGCCACCGCTGTCGGCTACGACGGCGCGGGCCTGCTGGCGGCCGGCGAGGGCCGCGTCGCCCGCTACGCTGACGGCGACTGGGCCGAACTCGGAACCGTCGACGACGTTCGCGCCATCGATGGCGACCGCATCGCCGCGGCCGATGGCGTGTACGCCCTGCCGTCGCTCGACCGACTCGGCCTGATAGACGTGGCCGACGTGGCCGGCGACTACGCCGCGACCGAGAGCGGGCTGTACCGCCGGAACGGCGACGACTGGACCGAGGTTCGCTCGGGGAGTCACCGGGCCGTCGCCGCCGACGGCGAGCGCGTCCACGCCGCCGCGGCGGATGGACTGTACGAACTGACAGCCGGCGGCTGGGAGCCATGTGCGTTGCCGGCGACCGAGCGCGTGGTCGACGTGGTTCACGGCGACGACACCTACGCCATCACCGAGAACGGCACCTTCCTCGTTGCGACCGCGGCCGAGGCGACCGCCGACGGACAGGGCGGCTGGCGACAGCGCTCGCTGGGCGTCCCCGATGTCGTCGGCGTCGCCGTGGCCTGA
- a CDS encoding ribose-phosphate diphosphokinase has translation MIIPGADTQAFAATLAEATGEQLGRVEYERFPDGEHVVRVPEAVSGERAVVVASTVDSDAHVQVLQLQDAARESGASEVVTVIPYMGYARQDEAFKPGEPVSSRAMAHAISTGTDRVVTVNPHEPAVCDFFDVPATHVDAASVLADPLPDTLEDPLFLSPDEGAIDLARTVRDAYGEGETDFFEKDRDYDTGDIEIRPSDAPVEGRDVVLVDDIIATGSTMSESVSVLGDRDAQRVFVTCVHPMLASNALTKLNTAGVEAVYGTDTLERAVSEVSAAPVVADQL, from the coding sequence ATGATTATCCCCGGAGCTGATACGCAGGCGTTCGCGGCGACTCTCGCCGAGGCGACCGGCGAGCAGCTGGGACGGGTCGAGTACGAGCGGTTCCCCGACGGCGAGCACGTCGTCCGCGTGCCCGAGGCGGTCTCGGGCGAACGAGCCGTCGTCGTTGCCTCGACCGTCGACAGCGACGCCCACGTACAGGTACTCCAGTTGCAGGACGCGGCCCGCGAGAGCGGAGCCAGCGAGGTCGTCACTGTGATCCCGTACATGGGCTACGCCCGGCAGGACGAGGCGTTCAAGCCCGGCGAGCCGGTTTCCTCGCGGGCGATGGCCCACGCTATCTCGACCGGGACGGACCGCGTGGTGACGGTGAACCCCCACGAGCCGGCCGTCTGTGACTTCTTCGACGTGCCGGCCACCCACGTCGACGCCGCGAGCGTCCTCGCGGACCCGCTGCCGGACACCCTCGAAGACCCGCTCTTCCTCTCGCCCGACGAAGGCGCAATCGACCTTGCGAGGACAGTCCGGGACGCCTACGGCGAGGGTGAAACGGACTTCTTCGAGAAGGACCGCGACTACGACACCGGCGACATCGAAATCCGACCCAGCGACGCGCCGGTCGAGGGCCGGGACGTGGTGCTTGTCGACGACATCATCGCCACCGGGTCGACGATGAGTGAGTCGGTCAGCGTCCTCGGCGACCGCGACGCACAACGGGTGTTCGTCACCTGCGTCCACCCGATGCTCGCCAGCAATGCCCTGACAAAGCTCAACACCGCCGGCGTCGAGGCCGTCTACGGCACGGACACGCTCGAACGCGCCGTCAGCGAGGTCAGCGCCGCGCCGGTCGTCGCAGACCAGTTGTAG